From a region of the Apis cerana isolate GH-2021 linkage group LG13, AcerK_1.0, whole genome shotgun sequence genome:
- the LOC107996953 gene encoding phospholipase B1, membrane-associated-like isoform X1 codes for MMNKLMWLCFLLQLWCIICASQKTDLDSPINLEILRLFRYWITRNIGINERHVAKFEGKIQEEISANVPFPCNLTDSRSAIVPNSVHRLRPGDIDVIAAMGDSLTAGVGIFATNLIELYIENRGASFSIGGEGTWRTYLTLPNIFKEFNPKLIGYALKDGQTSELFASQLNVAEIGAISRDIPFMAKYLIIRMKHDTRIDINKHWKFISLMIGANDFCINICAVFSPWSILEKHRIDLINTFRILRDNLPRTLVSLIILPNLKESILASEKKNSLKCYIMSILQCPCLHALQFRSQREEYFEIMKRWQKIEEEVANYSEFNRNDFTVIVSPGISNSKIPLTKNGFIDLSYLSADCFHISQKSNALSANSLWNNLLQPIGNKTTFLTSLFKTFLCPTSKRPYLITRENS; via the exons atgatgaataaattaatgtggttgtgttttttattacaattgtgGTGTATAATATGTGCATCTCAAAAAACAGATTTAGATTCAcctataaatttagaaatacttCGTCTATTTCGTTATTGGATTACACGAAATATCG GTATAAACGAAAGACATGTAGCGAAATTTGaaggaaaaattcaagaagaaATTTCAGCAAATGTTCCATTTCCTTGTAATTTGAcag ATAGTAGATCTGCTATTGTTCCCAATTCAGTTCATCGTTTGAGACCAGGAGACATAGATGTTATTGCTGCGATGGGTGATTCTTTGACAGCTGGTGTTGGAATTTTTGCaactaatttaatagaattatatattgaaaatagagGCGCATCATTTAGTATTGGTGGTGAAGGAACTTGGCGAACATATCTAACActtccaaatattttcaaa gAATTCAATCCCAAATTAATAGGCTATGCACTTAAAGATGGTCAAACTTCTGAACTATTTGCATCGCAATTAAATGTCGCTGAGATTGGTGCAATATCTAGAGATATACCATTCATGGCAAAATATCTAATCATTAGAATGAAACATGATACAAGAATAGATATTAACAAACATTGGAag TTCATTTCGTTGATGATAGGAGCCaatgatttttgtattaacaTATGTGCAGTTTTTTCTCCGTGGTCCATTTTAGAAAAGCACagaatcgatttaattaatacttttcgaatattaagaGATAATTTACCACGTACTTTGGTATCACTTATAATATTGCCGAATTTAAAGGAAAGCATTCTTgcctctgaaaaaaaaaattcattaaaatgctATATAATGTCCATTTTACAATGTCCATGTTTACATGCTTTGCAATTCCGAAGTCaaagagaagaatattttgaaataatgaagaG gtggcaaaaaatagaagaagaagttgccaattattcagaatttaaCAGAAATGATTTTACTGTTATTGTTTCACCAGGCATTAGTAATTCTAAGATTCCGCTTACTAAGAAtggatttattgatttatcgtATCTTTCTGCAGATTGTTTCCACATAAGTCAAAAAAGTAATGCGTTaa gTGCAAATAGTTTATGGAATAATCTGTTACAACCAATTGGTAACAAGACTACTTTTTTgacttcattatttaaaacatttttatgccCTACTTCCAAAAGGCCATATTTGATTACACGTGAAAattcataa
- the LOC107996953 gene encoding phospholipase B1, membrane-associated-like isoform X3 encodes MMNKLMWLCFLLQLWCIICASQKTDLDSPINLEILRLFRYWITRNIGINERHVAKFEGKIQEEISANVPFPCNLTDSRSAIVPNSVHRLRPGDIDVIAAMGDSLTAGVGIFATNLIELYIENRGASFSIGGEGTWRTYLTLPNIFKFISLMIGANDFCINICAVFSPWSILEKHRIDLINTFRILRDNLPRTLVSLIILPNLKESILASEKKNSLKCYIMSILQCPCLHALQFRSQREEYFEIMKRWQKIEEEVANYSEFNRNDFTVIVSPGISNSKIPLTKNGFIDLSYLSADCFHISQKSNALSANSLWNNLLQPIGNKTTFLTSLFKTFLCPTSKRPYLITRENS; translated from the exons atgatgaataaattaatgtggttgtgttttttattacaattgtgGTGTATAATATGTGCATCTCAAAAAACAGATTTAGATTCAcctataaatttagaaatacttCGTCTATTTCGTTATTGGATTACACGAAATATCG GTATAAACGAAAGACATGTAGCGAAATTTGaaggaaaaattcaagaagaaATTTCAGCAAATGTTCCATTTCCTTGTAATTTGAcag ATAGTAGATCTGCTATTGTTCCCAATTCAGTTCATCGTTTGAGACCAGGAGACATAGATGTTATTGCTGCGATGGGTGATTCTTTGACAGCTGGTGTTGGAATTTTTGCaactaatttaatagaattatatattgaaaatagagGCGCATCATTTAGTATTGGTGGTGAAGGAACTTGGCGAACATATCTAACActtccaaatattttcaaa TTCATTTCGTTGATGATAGGAGCCaatgatttttgtattaacaTATGTGCAGTTTTTTCTCCGTGGTCCATTTTAGAAAAGCACagaatcgatttaattaatacttttcgaatattaagaGATAATTTACCACGTACTTTGGTATCACTTATAATATTGCCGAATTTAAAGGAAAGCATTCTTgcctctgaaaaaaaaaattcattaaaatgctATATAATGTCCATTTTACAATGTCCATGTTTACATGCTTTGCAATTCCGAAGTCaaagagaagaatattttgaaataatgaagaG gtggcaaaaaatagaagaagaagttgccaattattcagaatttaaCAGAAATGATTTTACTGTTATTGTTTCACCAGGCATTAGTAATTCTAAGATTCCGCTTACTAAGAAtggatttattgatttatcgtATCTTTCTGCAGATTGTTTCCACATAAGTCAAAAAAGTAATGCGTTaa gTGCAAATAGTTTATGGAATAATCTGTTACAACCAATTGGTAACAAGACTACTTTTTTgacttcattatttaaaacatttttatgccCTACTTCCAAAAGGCCATATTTGATTACACGTGAAAattcataa
- the LOC107996956 gene encoding larval cuticle protein LCP-17-like: protein MKFLVVISLTILVVASANVNTQPPAVIIKQSQDISADGSYSFSYETDNGIYHSESGTPVVTNARSAPVVVTQGEYQYYAPNGAPIKVKYVADQNGFQPEGEHIPLISASIKRALEYIRTHPPQPEQSNLK from the exons atgaaatttctc GTAGTAATCTCTCTTACAATTTTGGTAGTAGCTTCAGCCAATGTAAACACTCAACCGCCTGCGGTTATTATAAAGCAGAGCCAAGATATTTCGGCTGATGGATCCTATTCCTTCTCTTACGAAACCGATAATGGAATTTATCACTCTGAAAGTGGAACTCCCGTAGTTACTAATGCAAGAAGCGCACCTGTCGTTGTTACTCAAGgagaatatcaatattatgcaCCCAATGGTGCTccgattaaagtaaaatatgttGCTGATCAAAATGGGTTTCAACCTGAGGGCGAACATATTCCTCTTATTTCTGCATCAATCAAAAGAGCACTTGAATACATTAGAACACATCCACCACAACCTGAACaatctaatttgaaataa
- the LOC107996949 gene encoding endocuticle structural glycoprotein SgAbd-2-like, with protein sequence MFYYRAITMKILIFLGFATMVCAQYNRYPYNPDYYGRRFAILRQTQNSSPDGSYSYSYDTENGISVAEQGTPKFIGPNQIESVRGQFSYTAPDGTPILLTYTADENGFLPNGAHLPTPPPIPVAIQRALAHNAAHPEEEEPYRRY encoded by the exons ATGTTTTACTATCGCGCAATCACTATGAAGATTCTT ATTTTCTTAGGGTTTGCAACGATGGTTTGTGCACAGTATAATAGATACCCGTATAATCCTGATTATTATGGTCGACGTTTTGCTATACTGCGACAGACGCAAAATTCTTCTCCGGATGGATCATATTCTTACAG TTATGATACAGAAAATGGTATATCTGTAGCAGAACAAGGTACACCCAAGTTTATTGGACCGAATCAAATTGAATCAGTTCGAGGACAATTTAGTTACACTGCACCGGATGGCACACCGATTTTGCTTACTTATACTGCTGACGAAAATGGTTTTCTACCAAATGGTGCTCATTTACCAACACCACCTCCAATACCAGTAGCGATACAACGTGCTTTGGCTCATAATGCAGCTCAtcctgaagaagaagaacctTATAGAAGATACTGA
- the LOC107996953 gene encoding phospholipase B1, membrane-associated-like isoform X2 encodes MIKIFVNIDLDSPINLEILRLFRYWITRNIGINERHVAKFEGKIQEEISANVPFPCNLTDSRSAIVPNSVHRLRPGDIDVIAAMGDSLTAGVGIFATNLIELYIENRGASFSIGGEGTWRTYLTLPNIFKEFNPKLIGYALKDGQTSELFASQLNVAEIGAISRDIPFMAKYLIIRMKHDTRIDINKHWKFISLMIGANDFCINICAVFSPWSILEKHRIDLINTFRILRDNLPRTLVSLIILPNLKESILASEKKNSLKCYIMSILQCPCLHALQFRSQREEYFEIMKRWQKIEEEVANYSEFNRNDFTVIVSPGISNSKIPLTKNGFIDLSYLSADCFHISQKSNALSANSLWNNLLQPIGNKTTFLTSLFKTFLCPTSKRPYLITRENS; translated from the exons atgatcaagatatttgttaatatag ATTTAGATTCAcctataaatttagaaatacttCGTCTATTTCGTTATTGGATTACACGAAATATCG GTATAAACGAAAGACATGTAGCGAAATTTGaaggaaaaattcaagaagaaATTTCAGCAAATGTTCCATTTCCTTGTAATTTGAcag ATAGTAGATCTGCTATTGTTCCCAATTCAGTTCATCGTTTGAGACCAGGAGACATAGATGTTATTGCTGCGATGGGTGATTCTTTGACAGCTGGTGTTGGAATTTTTGCaactaatttaatagaattatatattgaaaatagagGCGCATCATTTAGTATTGGTGGTGAAGGAACTTGGCGAACATATCTAACActtccaaatattttcaaa gAATTCAATCCCAAATTAATAGGCTATGCACTTAAAGATGGTCAAACTTCTGAACTATTTGCATCGCAATTAAATGTCGCTGAGATTGGTGCAATATCTAGAGATATACCATTCATGGCAAAATATCTAATCATTAGAATGAAACATGATACAAGAATAGATATTAACAAACATTGGAag TTCATTTCGTTGATGATAGGAGCCaatgatttttgtattaacaTATGTGCAGTTTTTTCTCCGTGGTCCATTTTAGAAAAGCACagaatcgatttaattaatacttttcgaatattaagaGATAATTTACCACGTACTTTGGTATCACTTATAATATTGCCGAATTTAAAGGAAAGCATTCTTgcctctgaaaaaaaaaattcattaaaatgctATATAATGTCCATTTTACAATGTCCATGTTTACATGCTTTGCAATTCCGAAGTCaaagagaagaatattttgaaataatgaagaG gtggcaaaaaatagaagaagaagttgccaattattcagaatttaaCAGAAATGATTTTACTGTTATTGTTTCACCAGGCATTAGTAATTCTAAGATTCCGCTTACTAAGAAtggatttattgatttatcgtATCTTTCTGCAGATTGTTTCCACATAAGTCAAAAAAGTAATGCGTTaa gTGCAAATAGTTTATGGAATAATCTGTTACAACCAATTGGTAACAAGACTACTTTTTTgacttcattatttaaaacatttttatgccCTACTTCCAAAAGGCCATATTTGATTACACGTGAAAattcataa